The stretch of DNA CCCAAGAGGGTCTCACTCATTGCTCATGTCTCACCTGCACAGGGTGTTAATGCAATGACCCCGACGCTTTGCACGTCTTGTGCTTCTAAACAGTACTCGCCTCGCTGCGAGGTTTCTGTCAACGGCCACACAGTGCAAGCTTTACGCGACACGGGAGCCCAGTTGATTGTTGTAGCCAGGCGACTCGTAAGACCTGACTGTTTTACTGGGGCCACAGTTCGCGTGGTGTTGGCAGAGTCAAGGTGCTCCTCAGTTCTGCCCATCGCCAGGGTGGACTTTCAGTCCCCGTTCATACAGGGCGTTTTGGACGTGGCTGTCATGGAGTCTCCTGTTGAGGAGGTTCTCATTGGGAATTGTGCCTGGAGAGGGGACGGCTCTTCAATGGTCGTGCCCGTCTATGCTGATCCCAGCCTTGTGGGCGCCGTTCAAACTAGAGCCCAGGCTGCAGCAAATGCCAAACCCTTGCCTCCCCTGCCCGTCAAGGATATTCAGATCCATGTGTCACGGGAAGACTTACAGCACCAGCAAAATGACGATCCTGATTTTCATCAGGCACGTGATAGGGCTGGTTCAGGTCTTTTGCAGAAAACCCCTTCAGGTGAGGTCTCttattttaaaaagcatggggtgcTGATGCGGCAGTTTAAAGATCACAGAGGCCAGGCGACCCAGATCTGTGTACCGAGGCCTTTGCGTTCCACAGTGCTATGCCTGGGCCATGAGGCTCCAATGTATGGTCATTTGGGGTTTAGGCGGACGCAACAGAgaatatttcctcatttctattggcCAGGTATGTGCGGGGACATCAAACGCTTCGTTCTTTCCTGCGACAGGTGCCAAAAAACTGTATCAAAAGGGCGGGTTCCCAGAGTGCCTTTAGTTAAAATGCCTCTGATGACTGAACCCTTCAGCCGAGTGGCAGTGGACATTGTTGGTCCAATAGCTCCTGCTTCCGAGTCTGGTTGCAGATACATTCTGACCATGGTCGATTATGCGACCAGATACCCAGAGGCTGTTCCGCTCAAAGATATTACATCTGAGTCTGTGGCAGAGGCTCTCTTCAACATGTGGACACGCACGGATATTCCTTCCGAGGTCCTTACTGACCGAGGGACACAGTTCACCAGTCAGGTGATGCAAGAAGTTTATCGCCTTCTGTCTGTCCGAGGCCTGACCACCACTCCTTACCATGCCCAGTGTAATGGCCTTGTCGAGCGCTTCAACGCGACATTGAAAACCATGTTGCGCAGGCTGTCACACGAAAGGCCTCGAGCCTGGGATAGATGGATCCCGGCTTTACTATTCGCATACAGGGAAGTCCCACAGGAGAGCACGGGCTACTCTCCCTTTGAGCTGCTCTATGGCAGGACTGTTCGCGGTCCCATGCAAATCCTCAGGGAACACTGGCTTCATCCCGAGAGGTCGGAGGTTCAGACAGCAGCTGAATACGTGGTCGATCTGCGTAATAAGATAGCTGAGTCATGCACTCTGGCACAGCAGAATCTCGAAAAGGCTGCCAGAAGATACAAGAGGCACTTTGATGCCAAGGCCAAGCGACGAGAGTTCGCTGAGGGTAGCAGGGTTCTGCTCCTCCGTCCTTCCAAACACAACAAACTAGAGTTGGAATGGCAAGGTCCATACACTGTCCTGCGACGTGTAGGACTGGCTGACTACTGTGTTCGGGTTGGTACCAAAGAAAAACTGTATCATGCCAACCTACTAAAACAGTATGTTGAACGCATTCCCCAGATGTCTCTAGCTATAGCAGTGGTCGATGACGGTGAGATCTGGGAGGAGACTCGTACTGTGGAGCGAGATATCCCTCTTATATCCCTCGAGGCGTCCGAGGGGCCTGAGGATGTTGTGGTTGACCCAACCAACCCTTCACTGAAAGAGGCTGTCCTCAAGCTTGTTAGAGAGTTTGGAGACGTACTCACCGATCTGCCAGGTCGTACAAACTTGGAGACTTGTTCACTCCAACTGAATTCTGACACACCCCTCAGAACCAAACAGTATCCACTGCCATACTCTCAGCGTGAGGTGATCCAAGAGGAAGTCGATCAGATGTTGAAGATGGGAGTGATCGAACCTTCCTCATCTCCTTACTCTTCCCCAATTGTACTCGTAAAGAAAAGGGATGGCAAGGTGAGGTTCTGTGTTGACTTCCGTCGTGTCAACAAGGTGACCACGTTTGACGCGGAACCCATGCCAGACGTGGAGGCATTGTTTGCCAAGTTAGCCGGGAAAAGGGTATTTTCCAAATTGGACTTATCCAAAGGCTATTGGCAAATCCCAATGGAGGAAGCCGACCGTCCGAAGACCGCATTCTCAACCCCACAAGGTCACTTCCAGTGGCGTGTGATGCCATTTGGGCTGAAAACAGCGGGTGCAGTGTTTTCCCGCATGATGAGGAAGTTGATTCTACCTCTGGGCCTGCCAGAGGTGGACAACTTCATGGATGACATGATCATCGCCTCTGTCGACGAGGCCAGTCACTTGCcactcctgcgtgcagtgtttcaCCGTCTGCGTGAGTGCAGCCTCACTGCTCGGCCAGCCAAGTGCTATCTCGGACACAAGGAACTGGACTATCTTGGTCACCACGTTGGCAACAGCAAGATATGGCCGGACGATGAAAAAATGGAGAAAATTCATAACGCTACACGTCCACAAACTAAGCGTCAGCTCAGAGGCTTCCTTGGCCTGGTGGGCTACTATAGACGATTTGTCCCACAATTCGCAGAGATTGCCCTGCCGTTAACGGACAGAACGAAGGGCAAGGAGCCTGCCCACGTGAAGTGGGATGAGAGCTGTGAGAGGGCTTTTCTGCAGCTAAAACAAGTTCTCTGTAGTCGGCCCGTCTGTCTCCTACCAGACCTGTCCAAGCCCTTTGTGCTGAGAACAGATGCCTCAGCAGTGGGACTGGGGGCCCTACTGCTTCAAGATCATGGGATGGGCCCACAGCCAGTGGCGTGTGCCAGCAAAAAGCTTAATGCTGCTGAGAGGAACTATCCCACGATCGAGAGAGAATGCTTGGCGCTCGTGTGGGGCATACAAAAGTTCGAGCCATACCTGTACGGCAAACCATTCGTCGTCCAGACCGATCATGCCCCCCTGCAATACCTGGATAGAGCAAgaacggtcagcggcagactgacacggtgggcgctgcagctccagcctttctccttcacagtgcaagctatccctggaaaagaaaatgttggagCCGACTATCTCAGTCGTCTGCCGGAGCAAGAATCGGCATTTCCCGAAAAGTGATTTCGGCAGTGTTAATCAAAGAAGAGTATGCGCAGTCCCATTTGACTTCTGCACATACCTCTATATTCTACTCTTAAATTAGGAAGCACACGCTTCCGCGTATCCTTACTAGCTGTAAAGTTAAGATAGCTTTCGTATaaatttctcttctcttgtttctttggtctggacaaactgttttgttttggtaactgTTCTTGACCACTAATAGACGTTCGGGAATGCGGAAGGGCAGGGCGAGAGTtgtcacgtgtctgtctgtccgtcagtcgttgtgacggtgtgtttaagttccaaacgtgaagtttgaacttgaatggggggtattgtcacaactGGTGAcggcagttagggcgtgtggcccgtcttcgtttttctctcccccccccccaacccctcttctttcactttccttccttctcccatccttcagttcgggcagAAGTCTtgaattgcgcacgaaccacgtgcatgcatattactcgctcacctgagcgaatatgaaatattgttgggcagcaacaatattcgaggcttttgcagcccgactgccgtagtgtacgggtcgttcctgttgttggtggggtagctaccccgacatctaggcaccatacgaagtgaggaccggctgttctccatgggagccacttctgtgtttcttcgtctgtcttcgtcgtcgtcgtgtccttgtggtggtcgttagtgtacgccacctgtggcaggtaagaagccacttgtctatttagcttggttgtacttctgtcagggatgtaggtgtgtaaagatgttcgacaagaaagaaagctgtacgttagATTTTGgcacaatctatttcgttaattactcgtgtgctaccaccgagtgaatatgtactttttcttgtgtcggctaatattttcgccaattttattgttattgagttttaaaatgatacgattttacctCAGTTCACTGTTAggtaaaattgggcgttggctctgtatgataggtgtagagagtgcgagtgccgtatattactcctataattcgtcttgtcaatggaattatattccaggttttcattttgaatgtgctgtacatttgttttttttgttaattatatcgttagaattagtattgctcagtacggggggaacattccgtaatgttccagctctcgccgTGTGCTGTGtgccccgggcctttcgtctggtgacccagatcttcgcccctttctgccctgtgactggtgtcctgggtgttcgtcccctcctgccctgtgactgctgtcctgggtcttcgccccttcctgccctgtgactggtgtcctgggtgttcgtcccctcctgccctgtgactggtgtcctgggtcttcgccccttcctgccctgtgactggcgtcctgtgttccgggccttttgacttgcagcctggtccattgcttggcactgtatgccgagtcctggcacctaggccttttgaccgggggcttgtgccttgggtcgaacccgccgaagtttgtctgggccgtgtgtcagtttttttgtttttgttgttgttgttgttgttttcctcttaagaggaaaacttcctgaacccgccaaagactaaagcatctgtgtaccattcctggtttttggggtgatttgcttctccttgagtgtgtacgacttctgttcgttttttgttgttgaagttatagtatatggttgttttgttgttgtttttattgcaagtataggctgtgtgagtaaggttgcgtgagtgggatagacagagcggaagagaataaattttgtgtggacgagaaatatctgtattctgtgtgttgtcgggtgaattgggttgggcgttaggttttaaaatagttctcgacctcttccctaggggggtcgtgacagtgtgtgtgtgtgtgtgtgtgtgtgtgtgtgtgtgtgtgtgtgtgtgtgtgtgtgtgtgtgtgtgtgtgtgtgcgcgtgtgtgtgtgtgtgtgcgtgtgtgtgtgtgtgtgcgcgcgcgcgtgtgtgtgtgtgtgcgtgcgtgtgtgtatatgtgtgtgtgtgcgtgtgtgtgtgtgtgtgtgtgtgcgtgcgtgtgtgtgtgtgtgtg from Babylonia areolata isolate BAREFJ2019XMU chromosome 18, ASM4173473v1, whole genome shotgun sequence encodes:
- the LOC143292253 gene encoding uncharacterized protein LOC143292253; its protein translation is MELRQEELEAHTAHQFPLVPYDEKDDFDSFLNHFERVAGLNKWKRSSWAARLVALLQGRARDACLRLQPEQLHDYDILKAALLYEFRLDADSYRKRFRSMRKLAEETFDQFLGRLKVCFSRWCVAAGRDESEAEDIKDLVLQEQFLTTLNPDLVTEVRREEPNRVEDVAHITTKIVNARRAGRMAEAEFRVSKKGSRVSDRSFNLGAEKKGPPHGSGDSALNNVKGRDFKRIPACFNCGKPGHLAKECRQPKRVSLIAHVSPAQGVNAMTPTLCTSCASKQYSPRCEVSVNGHTVQALRDTGAQLIVVARRLVRPDCFTGATVRVVLAESRCSSVLPIARVDFQSPFIQGVLDVAVMESPVEEVLIGNCAWRGDGSSMVVPVYADPSLVGAVQTRAQAAANAKPLPPLPVKDIQIHVSREDLQHQQNDDPDFHQARDRAGSGLLQKTPSGEVSYFKKHGVLMRQFKDHRGQATQICVPRPLRSTVLCLGHEAPMYGHLGFRRTQQRIFPHFYWPGMCGDIKRFVLSCDRCQKTVSKGRVPRVPLVKMPLMTEPFSRVAVDIVGPIAPASESGCRYILTMVDYATRYPEAVPLKDITSESVAEALFNMWTRTDIPSEVLTDRGTQFTSQVMQEVYRLLSVRGLTTTPYHAQCNGLVERFNATLKTMLRRLSHERPRAWDRWIPALLFAYREVPQESTGYSPFELLYGRTVRGPMQILREHWLHPERSEVQTAAEYVVDLRNKIAESCTLAQQNLEKAARRYKRHFDAKAKRREFAEGSRVLLLRPSKHNKLELEWQGPYTVLRRVGLADYCVRVGTKEKLYHANLLKQYVERIPQMSLAIAVVDDGEIWEETRTVERDIPLISLEASEGPEDVVVDPTNPSLKEAVLKLVREFGDVLTDLPGRTNLETCSLQLNSDTPLRTKQYPLPYSQREVIQEEVDQMLKMGVIEPSSSPYSSPIVLVKKRDGKVRFCVDFRRVNKVTTFDAEPMPDVEALFAKLAGKRVFSKLDLSKGYWQIPMEEADRPKTAFSTPQGHFQWRVMPFGLKTAGAVFSRMMRKLILPLGLPEVDNFMDDMIIASVDEASHLPLLRAVFHRLRECSLTARPAKCYLGHKELDYLGHHVGNSKIWPDDEKMEKIHNATRPQTKRQLRGFLGLVGYYRRFVPQFAEIALPLTDRTKGKEPAHVKWDESCERAFLQLKQVLCSRPVCLLPDLSKPFVLRTDASAVGLGALLLQDHGMGPQPVACASKKLNAAERNYPTIERECLALVWGIQKFEPYLYGKPFVVQTDHAPLQYLDRARTVSGRLTR